AGGTTTTAATTGTGGCCATAAGTCTGCGGcattagattttctattttccaatCCGAAAGACAAAACAATAcgaagctttaaaaaatgtgatttctTAACGGCAGGTAGAGCCAGCGGCGGCGTGTTGAAGAAGCCTGAAAGTTGATAAACCCTCACTCACTAGCCTATTGGGCCAACCCACCCCAGTTAAGGTGCCCGGGGCATTTATCTCCGCTTTAAGTGGGCTCTCTGACCACAGAGCCTTCATCGCGAGAACTCACGAGATTAGACGCGGGAGGAGCTGAAGTGCGACGCTGAAAAATGACAGCTCTCAGGTAGTCCCGGGCTGTCGCTACCGTTTTACGCACATCTGGGGCCACAGAGCACGTGAGAAAAGGTGGCTCAGCCCCTTTGCCCACGCCCGCGTTTCTCATGCTGCCCGCGGGCCTCACTCGTAGGCTTCTGTGCAGCTTCCTGCGGGGATCCACTCCCACGATAGCGCGCCATGGCCTCCGGGAGACGCTCCTCGAGAGATGTGCGACCAACTCCACCTCCCGGCACTCATCCGGCCTGGGATGTGGGCTTCCCCGTGGCGCGACAGCGACTGGGGATAACCAAGGAAGGGCTGACATGGAGGAGAGTTTTGTGTTCCCCGAGTACGTCCCGGATTCGGAGCCCGCAgtgaccctccaagaccagctgCGGGAGCTGCAGCAGCGTCAGGAGGAGGAGCGACGGGTGCTGCAGCGGCAGGAGGAGCGGCGGCAGCAGAAACTACGCACCGGCCGGCGGGTGCACCCGGTCGTGGGGCACCCGGACGCGACGGTGCCGCCCAGCGGCCTAAACTGTTCGGGTTGCGGGGCGGAGCTGCACTGCCAGGACCCGGGACTGCCCGGTTACCTGCCCAGCGAGAAGTTCCTCAGCGCGGCGGCGCAGGAGGACGGCGGACTGACGCAGACCGTGTGCCAGCGCTGCTGGCTGCTGGTGCATCACCGGCGCGCCCTGCACATGCAGGTGAGTCGCAAGCAGTACCTGGAGCTGGTGACTGCCGCGCTGCGGCGGCCCGAGCCCGCCCTGGTGCTGTACATGGTGGACCTGCTTGATCTGCCCGACGCCCTGCTGCCCCACCTGCCCGCGCTGGTGGGCCCCAAGCAGCTGATCGTGCTGGGAAACAAGGTGGACCTGCTGCCCCAGGATACTCCCGGCTACCGACAGCGGCTCCGGGAGCGACTGTGGGACGACTGTACCCGCGCCGGGCTCCTGCCGCCCCCTGGCTACCGAAGGCCACAACACCCCAGCGGGGACCGGCCACGGGACGGGGAGAATGCGAATCTTTCGCCCAGGTCCCGCACGGTGCTCAGAGACGTGCGGCTCATCAGCGCCAAGACTGGCTATGGAGTCGAAGAGTTGATCTCCGCGCTCCAGCGTTCCTGGCGCTACCGCGGCGACGTCTACCTGGTTGGCGCCACCAACGCTGGCAAGTCCACTCTCTTCAACACGCTCCTGGAGTCCGATTACTGCATCGCCAAGGGCGCTGAGGCTATCGACAGAGCCACCATCTCCTCTTGGCCTGGTGAGCCTTAGGATACCCGTCCCCttcgtatttttttaaaatatttatttggttgtgtctgGTCTTGAggtaggcaggctccttagttgcagcacttgggctccttagttgcggcagcctggcttcttagttgtggcatgcatgtgggatctagttccctgaccagggatcgaacccaggcctcctgcattgggagcgtggagtcttacccactgcaccaccagggaagtaccctccTTCGTTTTCTGAGAAGCTGGAAGTCTGATCGTAGTTCAGGCACCTAGTCCTATATCCCTCCTTAATGTACACCAGGGGCCGGCTGGAGGcttcctttaaaaattctctacctACTTCGGTCACATTTCTCTTTTGTGTCAGTTTAATGCTTGGAAATTCAGTACATGTTTTAGTAACTTTCCAATAGAAATAATTAGAGTACTTCTAGGTACCagtcactgttctaggcactgtagATGAACCAGGGGACAAAGCAGTGTCTGCTCTCTTGGAGGTTTCCCTTGTAACtttagttctttgtatatttctccAGAAAGTCCTTTTACTTTCTAAACCTCCCTCCACCCTTCAGTCTCACTCTTCATATCTTGAGTTTAGTCAGGAGAGTACTATACAGATTTAACATTTGAATAATTCACTAATGCAATATATGTGGCTTTGTTGCAAAGAAATATCAACTTTGTGACTTAAAGAAACGTCTgtagtaattgcaaactgggtcctTCTGTGACTTGTTTGTATCTAATAGTTGGCAAAGTGAACTACTTCATTTGATTCTTTGAAACCAGTGTTGAACTTTGCTTGATAAGCTGTACTTCTCTGTCAGGGACACTGGTTGACTTATACACAGAAGTGCTTTTATACCGGTTAGGAGTATGCAGAAGATGTAAAAGATCAGGCCTGTAGATTTGGCATTCAAATCCTGGTTGAGCTTGTGGGCCAATCTCTGAACCtattgcctcatctgtaaagtaagaaTAATTTTGTGGAGGGTTGTCATGAAAGTTAAGAGAAATAATCACAGTATCCAAGACAGTGTAGATCCTCATACatgttttattccattttcttgtaCAACGTTTATGAgaatatatgtcttctttggtattTCAGGTACTACATTAAACCTTCTGAAGTTTCCTATTTGTAACCCAACTCCTTACAGAATGTTTCAAAGGCAAAAAAGGCTTAAAAAAGATGCAACAGAAGCAGAAGAAGATCTTAGTCAGcaagaacaaaataaacttaaTCTCTTGAAAAAGCATGGTTACGTAGTAGGTAAGCATCTTCTGTAGGAAAACTCTTCCTTAGGTCTATGCTAAAATTTTCTGTAGAACAACCTGAAATAGAGCTCTCTGGAGCTAGCCAGTTTTTGTGGGGAGAGACACTTCCTCTTTCTGGAACATAGAGGCCTTTTAGAGGCAAGGCTACTGTTTGGAAACCCAGAATTCATTGTGTTGGGAAAATTGAGACAGTAGATACTTGGAGAAATCCaggaaaggaaatgcaaataactGCCTCTCTGGCCATTGTCAGCAAcaagcattttcactaagataCCAGCCCCCTGTACAAGTTGTTGACCTGCAGCAGGTTTAAACTGGATTGTCCCCCTTTCCTTGGTATCTCTTTACAACCTTTCTTTACTAAAAACAGTTTGATTCCCAAAACTCTCCCCCTTTGCCCAGTGTGCACAGCCAGCCACACATACTTGATCAATGCAAGAGTCCGACTCCCACTGCatttagaaataaagcaaaagtaTCATTGTGGTCTCACTTCCTTCCAAACACCATTGTTAGTCCTAGTAACTTCTACGAGGCAAACTTAAGAACTACCTGTCTCAAGTCAAAAGCTTTAAAGGAGTGACTACTAACTTCAGTATAACTTGTTCTAGGAAGAGTTGGAAGAACATTCTTGTATTCAGAAGAACAGAAGAATAAAGCTGCCTTTGAGTTTGATGCCGATTCACTTGCCTTTGACATGGGAAATGAACCTGTTATGGTTGCAGATAAATCCACCAAACGAGTAGAATTGACCCCACAAGATGTGAAAGATGCCCACTGGTTTTATGACACCCCtggaattacaaaagaaaattgtGTAGGTATTTAATGTCTTTTAGAAACATTAACTTTCAATTGCAAGAGTAGTGTCTTAATTGGCAGAAAAAGAGGTATCCTTTCATTTTAGACTCAGTTCTGATTCATGCATAGAAGCGTTTCAGGGATGAATCTATATGCCATCAAGTACTGTATGCCATTTGGTAGACGTCACTGCTAACAACCTACTTCTATCCTTGTGGTTGTTACCTTAGTTAGGAAGACATTTACAGAATCCTAGATTTTGAGGTTGGAAGAAAGCATAAATATCACTGCAGTCCAGCCACCTGTTCCATGCTTGAGTTCCCTCTATAACATGTTCACCAGAAGGTGCATCCACCTTGAATTGAAGTAAGGAGTGACTCACCATCAGCTGAAGCAGTGTCACCTCACCTCCCAAGGTAACCCTGCTCTTTATATTGAGCCGAGCAGTGTCCCTGTAATTTGTACCTATTGTTCCCCAAAGGTGTATAGAACAAATATAATGTCTAGTTCCCCTTGCCAGACATTGAAATGTTTTAGAGTGTAAtatcctctctcttcctcactctacccttttcttctctttcattagtTCAGCCAACAAACATGGAGCACTTACTGTGCTGACGTAATCCAGATGGTTTGTCTTCATTTCCTATAGCTATTCTGAGAACAGGCTATGAACAAAGGACCCTTTCCAGAACGaattctaatttgtttttgttcctgAAAGTATGACACAAAGAACTAACTTTCTTATGTAAGTGCCCTCAGATGAACCTAATTTAGAATAGAATCAACTCTACCTATCTTGCCCTTGTATATCTTTTTAGTCCAGTTGCAGGATCTCCCGGgcaacttttattttatcttaaattcaGCCTATATCCTACCTATTTGTTATATCTCAGAACCTTTTATTCATTtgcagtttttttggttttttttgttttttaaatttatttacttaatttatttttggctgggctgggtcctcattgctgcatgtgggctttctctagttgtggcaagcaggggctactcttcgttgtggtgtgtgggcttctcattgcggtggcttctcttgctgcagagcacgggctctaggcacgcgggcttcagtagttgtggcacacgggcttagttgctccacagcaggtgggatcttcccggaccagggcttgaacctgtgtcccctgcgttgccaggtggattcttaaccactgtgccaccagagaagccctcattTGCAGTTTTGATCATTATCCAAGTCACTGACTGAATCAAGTGTGTATCCAGGATACTGCCTTTCAACAGATCCACTAATCAGCTTCCTTTGAATATGGTTAGTGACCAGGTTCTAATTCACCTAGTTATCTCCGTATATCCCTATGAAACAACATTAGATTCTTAGAtacttttccttcctttgcctCATCAGAATCACTTGTTTCCTTCTCAGAATTTGATGtaccttttaacttttttttctctctcctagaATAATTGTGTCCAGTTTTTACTTCCTTAGCAATCCAGAACTTCAGAGTAACTGTAGTGCTTCCTAGTAATGTTCTTTAACTTTAACTTCAACTTTAACCTTAACTGTTCTTTAACTTTAACTTCACCAACTCATTCTTCAGTTTTAGGCTCAGTTAGGTCAGAGATAGCAGTTACTTCAGTCATGTATATCCTCTTGTTAATTAGTCAGAAAGGCAAGACTTTGCTAACTCGCAAATTCAGATTTGCTAATTTGCAGTGAGACCCTCAAGGTTTTAGATATAAGAGTTCTCTCAGGCAGTTTGATTTTCTGTccatttattgatatatttatttaatgccttgaaccagtgtttcccaaattgAACCAAGGAACTCTATTGTGAAGTATTAGGGTCTCTGCTAAAAgggttaaaatatttctttactgcACGTggcttttaatgtgctttttcaAGCACAAATACTCACAGCCCCCTTACATATTCTCTTGTGAGTCTCCCTAGATATCACATATTTTGTTATCtccttgttatttttcttaagaagCAAGTTCACAAAAGACTTCTGgccatttttttactttctcaaaaatttttaaatcagattttgatTCCCTAAGTCTTACAAGAATCTTGTACCGCCtggcttttcttttccattttctctagtCTATTTAGGAACTCTTCATCCTTAGAAGCCACAGGATTCATaactttctctcatttttttgctGAGTATTTGGAGGAAATAAGGAAACCAAAGACTGGAATTTAGAAAAGCTTCTTCAAGCTCTTTGCCTGCTCCAAGAACGGGgtgatcattttcatttaatgcaTGCATAGCTGCCACTAGGACAGAATATAGCACGTTACCTTACCTTACCTTTATCTGAAAACTACTGCTCCCTAGAAGGCTTGACGAGAGAACATATTTTTTCTCCTGGGATTGAATCATCAGTGTTTTCAGTTCACAGCAAGTTTGACAGAATTCAGAGGATGCTGCTGTTTCATATTCCTGTAAAGTTATTTTGCCATTACTCAAGATTAAGTTGTAAAACAAGAGTAAAGCCATCTATAAATTGATTCATTTAGAAAGAATATATGAATTTTATGtgcagaaaattctaaaatacatACTTTGATTTCTTGTGAAGCCTGGAATATATAATAACTTTTTATCCTACAGGTAAAGCATGATATATCAGACGTTCATTGAAAGTAATTCTCTAAAAAATCTGCCCTCTGCTTTACAGATTTTAAGTcttctaacagaaaaagaagtaaatattgtTTTGCCAACACATTCCATTGTTCCAAGAACTTTCGTGCTTAAACCAGGAATGGTTCTATTTTTGGGTGCCATAGGCCGCATAGATTTTCTGAAGGTAAGGAAAGTCCGTACCATTGAAAAATGACTTTAGTATTGGGATTTACTTTAAGGAAGCAGATATACAATCAAGACTAGCAAAATGTTGATAACCAGGTCATGACTATGTGGGGGTTGGTATactattcctttgtgtgtgtttgaaaatgtCTATAGTAAAAACCTGGGATAatgaaatggggggaaaaaaagtaataggTCTTAAAAAACTGTATCTTCAGTAGGCAGTCGAGTGCCCCATACAGCTTGGCATTAAGCAAAGATACTTTCCCTCTCCTGTGGTATTGTCTTACATGGAAATCAGAGGTCGTACCTTTAAGTGCAGGGTTAATATGCATTAAATAAATTCCATGCTCTTTATATTCCATGATGTGTATACTTTTATAGATGTGTTTTTGGGTTTGGTATTCATTTACATAGCATCACTCAGAGATTTTAGAGCATCTATAGAATTGATCCCCGTTTTACCAAAgtgaggagaaaaatggaaaatgaaacatGGATATGTCCAACAACACTAAATGCAACCTGCAAGCCATTGCCTTAGCACACTTCTTGGTTTTGTGTTTGTTCATAATTTGTTGGAAATTTAGGCTTACACACTTAAAACCTTATGTATTTCCATAGAGACCAtagaatgttaacattttaaaccaAACTTTACACAGGGACGCTTAAAGCagacagtattttttgttttttataatagacgtttgtttgttttttttttaagtatcaacAAACCTATGGAAGGAATCATAGTTTTATGTAAATGGGTGAAATGCAGTATTCTGCCATATTTTGCACCCCCCCaccttgttttttttggctgcactgcacagcatgcagggtcttagttccccaaccagggatcgaacccgtgcgccatgcagtagaagtgcagagccctaaccaggggaccaccagggaattccattttttttttttaatcatacctTGTTATGTGCTGGTTTTGCAAgtttttcattatataaaataagttccttcttcctttcttaaggGAAATCAGTCAGCTTGGTTTACAGTTGTGGCTTCCAACTTCCTTCCCGTTCACATTACTTCGTTGGACAAGGCAGACACTATATATCAGAAACACGGGGGTCATACGTTACTCAAGGTAAGACAACACGCTTTGATGGTTGCATAGTTAGGTTAACACACCCTGTGATAGTCCCAGGGCCCTGCTAAAAATGCCTTTGTTGGACAGAACCATCTTTGTTACACTCTCAGCTAGCTCTCCCCTGACCTTGTTCACCTTGAGGATTTTGACTATATTTGTGAGGTGGGCTCCTATAGAAAAGGGACGTTGGATTGGACTGATCCTAGAATAGTGACAGAGCTGGGTTTTCTCTAGGTCATACTGTCCAATACGGTAGGCCCGTGTgcctatttaaataaattaattaaaatgaaataaactttaaaatttagttcTTCACTTGTACTAGCCACTTTTCAACTGCCCAGCGGTCACATTATTGCAGAAAGTTGTGCTGTATACTGTGAGTGAAGAGCTCCAAGTTACAGATTTTCTCACAACTGGgtgatgctactggcatctagtgggtggaagcCAGAGATGATGCTAAACATAATGCAATGCACAAGACAGCACCTCACAACACAGAGTTATCAGGTCCAAAACGTGCATAGTGCTGAGTTGAGAAGCCCTTGTATGAGTGGAAAAGCTCTCCTCCCAGGTTCTTAATCCCAGGCACTTAGAGGTTATTGTACCTCTTCTCTCCTGCTTTACTTGCTCCTTCCTTTGACCTGTTAAGCAGTGTGTTAAaatttctctgatctttatttttttttaatatttatttatttggctgtgctgggtcttagttgtgacacttgggatcttcattgcggcatgcatgtgggatctagtcccctgaccagggatcaaacttgggccccctgcattgggagcacagagtcttaaccattggaccaccagggaagtccctctctctaatctttaaaaaacaaaactcagtgtCCCGCTCATTCCTCCTCTTTACAATCAAGTTTACTCCTCACGTCCCATGCTCTGCAGTCCCTGTTGTGCCCTTTCTATGCCACTGAAATTGTTCCAAGTTCACCAGAGACTGAATGGGGCCTGTTTACAGATCTTTAACCAGACATGGGTACACACTGTTGGCTGGTGTGTAATGTATGACAGTTAAGatctctggagccaggctgggtCCAAATCCTGCTCTGCTCCACCACTTAAcgaagctgtgtgactttaggtaaGTTTCCTTTACCTCTCTCTGTTGTACCTACACCACGAGGTTGTGGAGAAGATCAAGTGCAAGGGGACTGTTGTCACTGCTCCATATTTGTGGTGATGAAGATTATGGGACATACCTACTGCAAAAATAGCGGGTACATCCAATGCAGAGGTGATTTACCATTAATTAATGCTCATACAACTGAAAATAAGTCAAAACACAAAATACACACCCGCCCTTCAACAAGGATAAAACCAACCTGACTTGGGAAGTAAATGCTTCTTTCTCTCTGGATTTCCTAAGAAAGCCAGAGTGAAATTAAAACTCCATCGAAATAACTGCCCTAAAGTTAATACTCCAGAGACATGTGGGATTTTCAGGGTAGGGCTCCACCCCCATGCATCTGTGTAGTCTTCAGAGTGGACTCACTGATAATTCACAAAACAACACTGAGGCTTCTCTCCCGGTGTAATACAAATGGTTTCTTGGGCTGCTCTGTGGCTCATCCTTGCCTTCTGGTTTTCTTACTCACCTCCCAAGTCAAAGTCAACCCTGCCTCCTAATTATCACTGAGTCCAGCCTCATAGTCCAAACTGTAATCTACTTTCTTTAGGCTGTTTTGATATCCTTAGGTATTTTCCCAGCTCCCAGTTTTACTGCCTtctgcccaccctcaccccatcacAGCTGTAGTTCTCAACCAGGGCTGACTCTTACCCCAAGGGAACATTTGACAAAGACTGGAGGcatttttggttttcacaacTTGGTGGATGCTGAGTAGAGGCTGCTAAAAATtgtgcaatgcacaggacagcctcccgaGACAAAGAATTATTTGGCCCAAAaggtcaatagtgctgaggttgagaaaccctgcactACGCAGATTTTTCCAAACTACAAAGCAGGCCACAGTATTCtttcttgattcttttctctttcctgcttaTAATTCCTTGGTAGTTCCACATTACTGAGAGAAGTCTAAACTGATAGCCTCATCAGTAATGTACAGACACACATAACATACTCTGCACAGTTAAACTACAGTTCTCTGAACTCATTATCCTTTTTCCAATTTCTGTGTACATGATACTAACCCAGGATACCTTCCCACTGAATAACTTTaatctatttttcaaattctgctCTTCATTAATGTTTTCCTTGACCAAACCACGTTCATTACTTCCTTCACAATCACAGTACTTAGTAGATGCCTCTCATCACGTTTCTTACCTTGTAATTTATTTACTTGCTGTTTCCACCTTCTGATCTCCTCGGGGGTAGGGACCATATAGAACATATTGTAATAGCTATCTTTGTGTCCTTAGTGCTAAACACGGAGAGATCTGTTAATAAACAGGTAAATTATTATCCAGTTACTTCCAATTCATGGAAACATAGAAGCTGAATCTTACCCGTTATCCATGTACCCTTGAGAGGTGATGAGGCAGGGATTAATCTGTGTGTCCAGCCAGGCCTGTAAGAACTAAGGTATTTGGAAGGATGTTGCTTTAATTGCCCAAAATTATTGTGTCTAAAGCTTTATGGAGGACTGTAAAAACTGTAAGCTAATAAAGCAAGATTCTGCTGTCTGGACGTTACCACCAGTTGGATGCCCACATGGGGCCCTTGTCACTGGGATCTATAGGCTTCATCCATCACAGAGCTCCCGGGCTTTTCATTTGACCTAGAAGtgtgatttgggtttttttcaacAGTTAAATGGTTTAAAAGGA
This DNA window, taken from Delphinus delphis chromosome 5, mDelDel1.2, whole genome shotgun sequence, encodes the following:
- the LOC132425947 gene encoding nitric oxide-associated protein 1 → MLPAGLTRRLLCSFLRGSTPTIARHGLRETLLERCATNSTSRHSSGLGCGLPRGATATGDNQGRADMEESFVFPEYVPDSEPAVTLQDQLRELQQRQEEERRVLQRQEERRQQKLRTGRRVHPVVGHPDATVPPSGLNCSGCGAELHCQDPGLPGYLPSEKFLSAAAQEDGGLTQTVCQRCWLLVHHRRALHMQVSRKQYLELVTAALRRPEPALVLYMVDLLDLPDALLPHLPALVGPKQLIVLGNKVDLLPQDTPGYRQRLRERLWDDCTRAGLLPPPGYRRPQHPSGDRPRDGENANLSPRSRTVLRDVRLISAKTGYGVEELISALQRSWRYRGDVYLVGATNAGKSTLFNTLLESDYCIAKGAEAIDRATISSWPGTTLNLLKFPICNPTPYRMFQRQKRLKKDATEAEEDLSQQEQNKLNLLKKHGYVVGRVGRTFLYSEEQKNKAAFEFDADSLAFDMGNEPVMVADKSTKRVELTPQDVKDAHWFYDTPGITKENCILSLLTEKEVNIVLPTHSIVPRTFVLKPGMVLFLGAIGRIDFLKGNQSAWFTVVASNFLPVHITSLDKADTIYQKHGGHTLLKVPMGGEERMAGFPPLVAEDITLDEGLGEPEAVADIKFSSAGWVAVTPQFKDKLHLRGYTPQGTVLTVRRPLLPHVVNIKGERIRRSVAYKTKKPPALVYNLQKKKKR